In Fusarium oxysporum Fo47 chromosome IX, complete sequence, the following proteins share a genomic window:
- a CDS encoding zinc finger protein-domain-containing protein yields MATGVSHDLTTQSSTRKLLRIGTGCCGSVWADADSSKDNSTPSCIKREDGDPHRSITNEHFIHQLVVQSLQLNPQHARNFRIPLCRGFLNKEDEAWSLVLPRLPPGSKPCNALLSEKVQPPSEDVRKLLVSKFARGGSDQDAIINDKKNEHCLIRPYLGRRKKDWGDTNRSTFFSLRNFPLHLDRMIELGLNVHSYAKVIAEGLAFLHWVARIDANDVEFVLARSRPTSHSHPNSPFDTTIFGPHSMWIIDFDCCDPITMDETGAATAAECFWRNDPYYPRPGSADGFDTELWSAFKDHYLKVSEEMLKKEEESARGLPSLLISIIEQGPKLAKGK; encoded by the coding sequence ATGGCAACAGGAGTTAGCCACGATCTCACTACTCAATCATCTACAAGAAAGCTCTTACGTATTGGCACTGGCTGTTGTGGAAGTGTCTGGGCTGACGCAGACTCGTCAAAAGACAACAGCACCCCCTCCTGCATcaaaagagaagatggcgatcCGCACAGATCCATTACAAATGAACACTTCATACATCAACTTGTTGTTCAATCTCTTCAGCTGAATCCACAACATGCACGAAACTTCCGAATACCTCTTTGTCGTGGATTTCTTAACAAAGAAGACGAGGCCTGGTCCCTGGTTCTCCCCCGACTCCCACCAGGCTCAAAACCTTGTAACGCATTGCTCAGCGAAAAGGTTCAGCCGCCCTCAGAAGACGTTAGAAAGCTACTGGTCTCCAAATTTGCAAGAGGAGGGAGTGACCAAGATGCTATAATCAACGACAAAAAGAACGAGCACTGCCTCATCCGCCCGTATCTTGGCCGCAGGAAGAAGGATTGGGGAGACACAAACCGCAGCACTTTCTTCAGTCTAAGAAACTTCCCACTTCACCTTGACCGAATGATAGAGCTTGGTCTCAATGTACACAGCTACGCAAAAGTCATTGCGGAAGGCCTCGCGTTTCTTCACTGGGTCGCTCGAATTGACGCCAACGACGTCGAATTCGTTCTTGCTCGATCACGCCCAACTTCACACTCACACCCAAACAGCCCATTTGATACAACCATCTTTGGGCCTCATTCCATGTGGATTATAGACTTTGATTGCTGCGATCCTATTACAATGGATGAAACTGGTGCTGCAACAGCTGCTGAGTGTTTTTGGCGCAATGATCCGTATTATCCTCGACCTGGATCTGCGGATGGATTTGATACGGAGTTATGGAGTGCTTTCAAGGACCATTATCTGAAAGTAAGTgaggagatgttgaagaaagaggaggagtcCGCGAGAGGTCTTCCTAGTTTATTGATCAGTATTATCGAGCAGGGGCCAAAGTTAGCCAAGGGGAAATAG
- a CDS encoding Alpha/Beta hydrolase protein: MSLIDAGRALLSLPQALLYPPPQTTSAPLVTVRNGTYSGVYNSQYDQDYFLGVPFAQPPVRFSIAQGLNTTWDGIRTAHEYPVHCYGYGWDQDGFEQSEDCLYLNIVRPAGLHNHGLPVAAWIHGGGLWMGGAADPRYNLSFIVEQSVALGKPVIGVSLNYRLSAFGFLMGKEAIKEGVANLGFRDQRLALSWINENIAAFGGDPNKVTIFGESSGAESVAAQVFAFNGRDDGLFRGAIGESGFGAPLGRYPGGFNATERPQGTYDSFVRSVPSCKKLAGSDSTLDCLRRVPSEEIDLALRSSGGQSWAPVLDGDFFADYTTNQLASGRFLKIPILIGANTDEGTSFGFRRVDDDDDLRAGIKVMMIPYGVEKTTGKIRDGLVDELLERYPNNQSIGIPSLETWPHVIQPGDGYAEEFGLQYRRDNAIFGDYVMQYQRRRANKAWAKHGVPSYVYRFNIRPNGQPPEAGVGHFQEVAFVFHNTNGDGYEPNPFGGNGTYPADAKAMSKTISTAWINFINDLDPNGDSGPELFNGNKWPTYELSGGPNGKGVVFNINGTHIEVDDWRAGGMEWMAEHALTVFGN; this comes from the exons ATGTCTCTTATCGACGCTGGCAGGGCCCTTCTTAGTCTGCCGCAAGCCCTATTGTATCCTCCACCACAAACAACATCTGCTCCTCTCGTTACGGTCAGAAACGGCACATACTCTGGAGTATATAATTCTCAATATGACCAAGACTACTTCCTTGGTGTGCCATTTGCTCAG CCACCAGTGCGTTTCTCCATAGCCCAAGGACTCAATACAACATGGGACGGTATCCGAACAGCACATGAGTATCCGGTTCATTGTTACGGCTACGGATGGGATCAAGATGGCTTCGAGCAGTCCGAAGATTGTCTGTATCTAAATATAGTGCGACCTGCAGGCCTTCACAACCATGGTCTTCCAGTCGCTGCTTGGATTCATGGAGGTGGTCTATGGATGGGTGGTGCTGCGGACCCGCGATACAACCTTTCCTTCATTGTTGAGCAAAGTGTTGCACTGGGGAAGCCAGTCATTGGAGTCAGCCTCAATTATCGTCTTTCGGCATTCGGGTTCCTCATGGGTAAAGAGGCCATCAAAGAAGGTGTCGCGAATCTTGGGTTTCGTGATCAAAGACTTGCACTCAGTTGGATCAACGAGAACATCGCGGCATTCGGAGGCGACCCCAACAAAGTCACCATTTTTGGGGAGAGCTCTGGCGCCGAAAGTGTTGCTGCTCAAGTGTTCGCGTTTAATG GACGAGACGATGGTCTCTTCAGGGGGGCTATTGGGGAGTCCGGGTTTGGCGCACCCCTTGGCCGATACCCAGGTGGCTTCAATGCGACTGAGCGTCCACAGGGTACTTACGACTCTTTTGTCAGGTCTGTTCCATCATGTAAGAAGCTGGCGGGGTCAGACTCGACTCTAGACTGCCTACGCAGGGTGCCTTCTGAGGAGATTGACTTAGCTTTGCGATCCAGCGGTGGCCAAAGTTGGGCTCCTGTCTTGGATGGTGACTTCTTTGCGGATTATACTACGAACCAATTGGCCAGTGGGCGTTTCCTCAAAATACCAATTCTTATAGGAGCGAATACAGATGAAGGGACATCTTTTGGTTTTAGGCGtgttgacgacgatgatgatttAAGAGCAGGGATCAAGGTCATGATGATTCCATACGGAGTTGAGAAGACTACTGGAAAGATCCGAGACGGACTCGTCGATGAGCTGCTGGAGCGCTATCCCAACAACCAAAGTATCGGAATCCCGTCCTTGGAGACCTGGCCACACGTTATTCAACCAGGTGATGGGTACGCTGAGGAATTTGGACTTCAGTATCGTCGAGATAACGCAATATTCGGAGACTATGTCATGCAGTACCAACGACGTCGTGCGAACAAGGCTTGGGCAAAGCATGGCGTACCCAGCTATGTATATCGCTTCAATATCAGGCCGAACGGACAGCCACCGGAGGCTGGAGTGGGACATTTCCAAGAA GTCGCTTTTGTGTTTCATAACACCAATGGCGATGGATATGAGCCTAATCCATTTGGAGGTAATGGAACATATCCAGCCGATGCTAAAGCCATGTCCAAGACGATCAGCACTGCTTGgatcaacttcatcaatgACCTTGATCCTAATGGCGATTCTGGGCCGGAACTATTCAATGGTAACAAGTGGCCTACCTATGAACTGTCTGGTGGGCCCAATGGGAAAGGTGTGgtcttcaacatcaatgGAACGCATattgaggttgatgattgGAGAGCTGGGGGCATGGAGTGGATGGCGGAGCATGCTTTGACGGTTTTTGGAAACTAG
- a CDS encoding class II aldolase/adducin N-terminal, translated as MSPSATTASPTGQSILNTAKAQDGKVKRIHKIPEFSTREATRQWQLGQMAAAFRVFAKLGYADGSSGHISLRDPVDPDTFWINPYGVHFGLLTVSDMVHIDENGNRIGGAEKPVNTAGFIIHAAIHKRRPDINAACHLHSPYGRAWSTFGKPIEMINQDSCMFYNDLAVYANFGGVVFAKEEGNRLADALGTTKKNIILQNHGLLTSGGTIGEAAAFFIALERACQAQLLVEAAVAPNGSQLKKTIVSDEEAQYTKDNTGSPEAMYMQFEPEYQMLLKESKGDFLQ; from the exons ATGTCGCCATCTGCCACCACAGCTAGCCCAACAGGCCAATCCATCCTAAACACAGCAAAAGCCCAAGATGGCAAAGTGAAACGCATTCACAAGATTCCAGAGTTTTCCACCAGAGAAGCTACAAGACAATGGCAGCTGGGGCAAATGGCTGCAGCATTTCGTGTGTTTGCCAAACTTGGGTATGCTGATGGAAGTAGTGGCCATATTAGTTTGAGAG ATCCTGTTGATCCAGATACCTTCTGGATCAATCCATACGGCGTTCACTTCGGATTATTGACCGTCTCTGATATGGTCCacattgatgagaatggcaatCGTATCGGGGGTGCAGAGAAGCCGGTTAACACAGCTGGTTTCATCATTCACGCTGCAATTCATAAACGCCGTCCAGATATCAACGCCGCTTGTCACCTTCACAGTCCCTACGGCCGCGCCTGGTCAACCTTCGGCAAGCCCATCGAGATGATCAATCAAGACAGCTGTATGTTCTACAACGATCTCGCAGTCTATGCCAATTTTGGGGGAGTCGTTTTCGCCAAGGAAGAAGGCAATAGGCTTGCTGATGCTCTTGGaaccaccaagaagaacatcatTTTGCAGAACCACGGCCTTCTTACTTCGGGTGGTACGATTGGTGAAGCAGCAGCGTTCTTCATCGCTTTGGAACGAGCTTGTCAGGCACAATTGCTTGTAGAAGCTGCCGTGGCTCCTAACGGATCTCAGCTCAAGAAGACTATCGTGAGTGATGAGGAGGCGCAATATACGAAAGACAACACAGGGAGTCCTGAGGCGATGTATATGCAGTTTGAGCCCGAGTATCAGATGCTCCTCAAGGAGTCGAAGGGCGACTTTTTGCAATAA
- a CDS encoding general substrate transporter, which produces MDSSQAPLIAGHSDEEELEYDVAQGSPAEAGKTEGGMPSLFVLALTFAAGISGLLFGYDTGVVSATLVSIGTSLSSRELTSMDKSIITSSTSLFALIISPFSSVLADRLGRKHVILYADILFIAGALLQAWSSTVPIMVAGRCIIGAGVGAASFVVPLYIAEVAPAAHRGRLVTLNIMFITLGQVIAYIVGWAFSTYGHAETGWRWMVGLGALPAIVQGSMIAFMPETPRWLVKVGRSGTAKEVIRRVNGDTLQHNADVIIKEIELEVRDEYEAQRLRDLRASGRWKWLGGWELLISEGRNRRALAIACLLQGLQQLCGFNSLMYFSATIFTVIGFQSPTLTSMVVAVTNFLGTVAALGLVDRIGRRRVLLYSIPFMIAGLLLSAYGFSFLSLAAGVNTTPDEPPATSGHEMAALTILVSIMVYVAAYALGLGNVPWMQSELFPLAVRSLGSGVATSTSWAANFVIGLTFLPLMDLLSPSWTFVLYACICGVGYFLVWRIYPETAGLSLEEATALLDDGWGVR; this is translated from the exons ATGGATAGCTCTCAAGCGCCGCTGATTGCGGGCCAcagcgacgaagaagagcttgaatATGATGTTGCTCAAGGGTCTCCCGCCGAAGCCGGCAAGACAGAGGGTGGAATGCCCAGCTTGTTTGTCCTAGCCTTGACGTTTGCTGCTGGCATCAGCGGCCTCCTTTTCGGGT ACGACACAGGTGTTGTTTCCGCAACCCTTGTCTCAATAGGCACGTCCCTCTCGAGCCGCGAATTGACCTCGATGGACAAATCGATCATTACATCCTCCACGTCGCTATTCGCACTTATAATCTCGCCCTTCTCATCCGTCCTCGCCGACCGACTCGGACGTAAACATGTTATCCTCTACGCCGACATCCTATTTATAGCTGGCGCACTTCTGCAAGCATGGTCTTCTACGGTCCCAATCATGGTCGCTGGGCGGTGTATCATCGGTGCGGGAGTTGGCGCAGCCAGTTTCGTAGTGCCGCTCTATATAGCTGAGGTGGCACCCGCTGCGCATCGTGGACGATTGGTAACGCTAAACATCATGTTCATTACGTTGGGCCAGGTTATCGCATACATCGTCGGTTGGGCCTTTTCGACCTACGGTCACGCGGAGACAGGATGGCGGTGGATGGTCGGTCTAGGTGCTCTGCCTGCCATTGTCCAGGGGAGCATGATTGCTTTCATGCCTGAGACACCTCGATGGTTGGTCAAAGTCGGCAGGTCAGGGACAGCAAAGGAGGTTATTCGACGAGTCAATGGCGACACATTGCAGCACAATGCGGATGTCATTATTAAAGAGATCGAGCTGGAAGTGCGGGACGAGTACGAGGCACAACGCTTGCGCGATCTCCGAGCATCGGGCCGTTGGAAGTGGCTCGGCGGATGGGAGCTTTTGATCAGTGAAGGGAGAAACCGAAGAGCTTTGGCTATTGCTTGTCTGCTTCAGGGTCTACAGCAACTCTGCGGTTTC AATTCACTTATGTACTTCTCCGCAACTATCTTCACAGTCATTGGGTTTCAAAGCCCAACGCTTACCTCTATGGTAGTCGCCGTTACAAACTTCCTCGGCACAGTTGCTGCGCTCGGACTTGTTGATCGCATAGGCCGAAGGAGAGTGCTCCTGTATTCGATCCCATTCATGATCGCTGGCTTGCTGCTGTCTGCGTATGGCTTCTCGTTCCTGTCATTGGCAGCAGGAGTCAACACTACGCCAGATGAGCCACCCGCCACATCAGGACACGAGATGGCTGCTCTTACCATCCTCGTGAGTATCATGGTCTATGTGGCAGCGTATGCgctcggtcttggaaacgtGCCATGGATGCAAAGCGAGCTGTTCCCTCTGGCTGTTCGCTCGCTTGGCAGTGGAGTTGCAACATCGACAAGCTGGGCAGCCAACTTTGTCATTGGGTTGACCTTCCTACCATTGATGGATCTGCTGAGCCCATCTTGGACATTTGTGTTATATGCTTGTATCTGTGGTGTTGGATACTTTTTGGTCTGGCGCATTTATCCTGAGACGGCGGGGTTGAGTCTCGAAGAAGCGACAGCTTTGCTCGACGATGGTTGGGGCGTTCGATGA
- a CDS encoding major facilitator superfamily domain-containing protein → MAGNIVDQELLDAERAASPQRYQQRDSAEIERVISASTVSSSSSENSARRRSRSIGQYNSISRISTQNDLERHPTELSRIQTARSQHNATVGGSLRSRTASRASRKPLPNFGAGKPYPPPLPEQEQYVVEFDGPNDPLHSQNWPLRKKLITAAVLGFTTMTSAFTSSIFSAATMVVAHEYNVGNEVGLLGTTFYVLGFAFGPSLWAPLSELRGRRLPILISIFGFSVFSIGCATGKDIQTILLCRFFSGFFGACPLAVVAAVFSDMFDNRTRGTAITLFSMSVFTGPLLAPFIGGFIVESHLGWRWTEYLASIMGFTALILDVIFLEETYPPVILIAKAADLRRRTKNWGIHAKQEEIEVDFKELVQKNFSRPLRLLFTEPIILLLSIYMSFIYGLLYLFLTAYPLVFVGVHGFSSGQSGLCFFGMIVGQLIAGATVIAQQPWYIRKLAANNGIPIPEWRLPNIMAGGVAFAIGIFWFGWTGYTKDIHWIVPTLSGLFTGFGLMSIFLQALNYLVDAYLMFAASAIAGNTFLRSLCGAGFPLFARQMFDGMGIQYAATLLGCVAAVLAPIPFIFYRYGAKIRQRSKYAPTAPPAPASGSSAEEDEKENDNDTALAAVIARRDSVASGANKESA, encoded by the exons ATGGCGGGGAATATCGTGGATCAGGAGCTTCTAGACGCTGAACGCGCTGCTTCTCCTCAGCGATACCAACAGCGCGACAGTGCTGAAATAGAACGAGTCATCTCCGCATCAAccgtctcctcatcatcctccgaGAACTCAGCACGTCGAAGAAGCCGCTCAATTGGCCAATACAACAGCATCAGCCGTATCTCAACCCAAAACGACCTAGAGCGTCATCCTACAGAACTCAGCAGAATACAAACAGCTCGAAGTCAACACAATGCCACCGTTGGAGGAAGTCTTCGTTCCCGCACAGCCTCGCGAGCTTCGCGAAAGCCTCTCCCTAACTTTGGCGCTGGAAAGCcatatcctcctcctttgccGGAGCAGGAGCAGTATGTCGTTGAATTCGATGGACCCAATGATCCTCTGCATTCGCAGAATTGGcccttgaggaagaagcttATCACTGCTGCTGTTTTGGGTTTCACTACCATGACATCTGCTTTCACGTCGTCTATTTTCTCTGCTGCGACTATGGTTGTTGCTCACGAGTACAATGTTGGCAACGAGGTTGGTCTTTTGGGAACGACCTTTTACGTGCTTGGTTTTGCCTTTGGTCCCTCGCTTTGGGCTCCTCTGTCTGAGTTGCGCGGTCGTCGTCTTCCaattctcatctccatcttcggTTTCTCTGTCTTCTCCATCGGCTGCGCAACTGGCAAGGATATCCAGACTATTCTCTTGTGCCGATTCTTCAGTGGTTTCTTCGGTGCTTGTCCTCTTGCTGTCGTCGCTGCTGTCTTTTCCGATATGTTTGACAACCGTACTCGAGGTACTGCCATTACTCTCTTCTCCATGTCCGTCTTTACTGGTCCTCTTCTCGCTCCCTTCATTGGTGGTTTCATTGTTGAGTCTCACCTTGGATGGCGCTGGACTGAGTATCTTGCTTCTATCATGGGTTTCACTGCTCTGATTCTCGATGTCATCTTCTTGGAGGAGACTTACCCGCCTGTCattctcatcgccaaggcGGCTGATCTGCGACGTCGCACTAAGAACTGGGGTATTCATGCCAAGCAAGAGGAAATCGAGGTTGACTTCAAGGAGCTCGTCCAGAAGAACTTTTCTCGACCTCTGCGTCTGCTCTTTACTGAGCCCATCATTCTTCTGCTTTCCATCTACATGAGTTTCATCTATGGACTCCTCTACCTTTTCCTTACTGCCTACcctcttgtctttgttggcGTTCACGGCTTCAGCTCTGGTCAATCCGGTCTTTGCTTCTTCGGTATGATTGTTGGTCAGCTCATAGCTGGTGCTACAGTCAttgctcaacagccttggtACATTCGCAAGCTTGCTGCCAACAATGGCATTCCTATTCCCGAATGGCGTCTGCCTaacatcatggctggtggtgttgcCTTTGCCATTGGTATCTTCTGGTTTGGATG GACTGGATACACCAAGGACATTCACTGGATCGTTCCCACTCTCAGCGGTCTCTTCACTGGTTTCGGTCTCATGTCCATCTTCCTCCAGGCTCTCAACTACCTCGTCGATGCCTATCTCATGTTTGCCGCCTCCGCCATCGCCGGTAACACATTCCTTCGATCTCTCTGCGGTGCTGGTTTCCCTCTGTTTGCCCGTCAAATGTTTGACGGTATGGGCATTCAATATGCTGCCACCCTTCTTGGCTGTGTCGCCGCTGTGCTTGCACCAATCCCCTTCATCTTCTATCGTTACGGTGCCAAGATTCGCCAGAGAAGCAAGTATGCTCCCACCGCTCCTCCTGCCCCTGCCTCTGGCTCTTCTGCagaggaagacgagaaggagaatgaCAACGATACCGCCTTGGCTGCTGTCATCGCTCGTCGCGACAGTGTGGCCAGCGGTGCCAACAAGGAGAGCGCTTAA